Proteins co-encoded in one Accipiter gentilis chromosome 5, bAccGen1.1, whole genome shotgun sequence genomic window:
- the POU2AF3 gene encoding POU class 2 homeobox associating factor 3, with translation MKGHPKSVASYHTLQPHHLQHTGQASTEAGPLLPPHRAPGKVLPAPAQDVRVFPQILSGKPKVYQGVRVKITVKELLQQRRAQQAASGAAVSWGSSSIQFSDSVSPPQPDPISSVPNYCPSWQFSNCLSCEESPSYLEQLVDSCLQTDVPLDPAFSAFQPSSLYTSDTFQPVPFCFNQGLAAGSPSSADLPSPLNYSCSPPQLSPFTPLTHSPPSALDTKTYTYPAEEWSCHTPSPYTTSACCCTACGSQHEDNRVPQYFPCPSTDCMDYLPPMGMADDFFRRDRNCDICYS, from the exons ATGAAGGGCCATCCAAAAAGTGTGGCATCCTACCACACGCTGCAGCCCCACCACTTGCAGCACACAGGGCAGGCCAGCACTGAAGCAG ggccaCTGCTCCCGCCGCACCGGGCGCCCGGCAAGGTGCTGCCCGCTCCTGCTCAGGATGTCCG TGTTTTCCCACAAATTCTTTCAGGAAAGCCCAAGGTGTATCAAGGTGTTAGAGTAAAGATTACAGTTAAGGAGTTACTGCAGCAGAGAAGAGCACAACAAGCAGCAAGCGGTGCAGCA GTTTcttggggcagcagcagcatccagtTTTCAGATTCTGTGTCTCCTCCTCAGCCAG ATCCCATCTCTTCTGTTCCCAACTATTGTCCATCATGGCAGTTCTCAAATtgcctctcctgtgaagaaagccCTAGCTATTTGGAGCAGCTGGTAGATTCCTGTCTTCAGACAGATGTTCCATTAGACCCAGCCTTCAGCGCTTTCCAGCCATCCTCGCTCTACACTTCAGACACCTTCCAGCCAGTCCCCTTCTGCTTTAACCAGGGCCTG GCTGCCGGATCCCCCAGTTCAGCTGATCTGCCCAGTCCATTAAACTATAGCTGCTCTCCTCCTCAGCTATCTCCTTTCACCCCGCTGACCCACAGCCCACCCTCTGCTCTGGACACCAAGACCTACACCTACCCTGCGGAGGAGTGGTCCTGCCATACTCCCTCCCCATACACCACCTCAGcctgctgctgcacagcctgTGGCTCCCAGCATGAGGACAACAGGGTCCCACAGtacttcccctgccccagcacggACTGCATGGACTACCTACCACCCATGGGCATGGCCGATGActtcttcagaagggataggaaCTGTGACATCTGCTATAGCTAA
- the LOC126038405 gene encoding NF-kappa-B inhibitor delta-like, whose amino-acid sequence MRAYTLAAAERMKLLRRLDAKEHRGKTPLLVAVTARQPAIVHDLIQTGADVNAVDNKGQSALHLAATYGYAQVLQVILSLGFPLDLEMKDFEGHTPLHCAVLAHNTLLREGCQTLTEEQQKDLQHQSEELESCIHLLVQTGASIYSRDVKSNKTVLHYTVQDGNISLLRYFLELNAFKSKDFVNNKAHGNTALHMAAALPCDKNQKEIIQLLLDHGADPSIRNLDNDQPIHMAPSGKAGDQGNNEDKSYDMGLT is encoded by the exons ATGAGGGCGTATACATTGGCAGCTGCAGAGCGCATGAAATTGCTGCGAAGACTTGATGCCAAGGAACACAGAGGAAAG ACTCCTCTGCTGGTGGCTGTCACTGCCAGGCAGCCAGCTATTGTCCATGATTTGATCCAGACAGGAGCAGATGTCAATGCTGTAGACAACAAAGGGCAGTCAGCTTTGCATCTTGCCGCAACATATGGGTATGCCCAAGTACTTCAG GTTATACTGTCACTAGGTTTTCCTCTTGATTTAGAAATGAAGGATTTTGAAG GCCATACCCCACTGCACTGTGCTGTTCTGGCCCACAACACCCTGCTCCGGGAGGGTTGCCAGACATTGACGGAGGAGCAACAGAAAGATCTTCAGCACCAGAGTGAAGAGCTGGAGTCCTGTATCCACCTCCTGGTGCAGACAGGAGCCTCCATCTACAGCCGG gaTGTGAAAAGCAACAAGACAGTTCTTCATTATACAGTTCAGGATGGGAACATCTCCCTGCTCAGATACTTCTTGGAGCTGAATGCTTTCAAGTCCAAGGACTTTGTCAACAACAAG GCACATGGCAACACAGCTTTGCATATGGCAGCTGCATTGCCTTGTGACAAGAACCAGAAAGAAATCATCCAGTTGCTCCTTGACCATGGGGCAGACCCAAGCATCCGAAACTTAGACAACGATCAGCCAATCCACATGGCTCCTTCTGGAAAAGCTGGGGATCAG GGGAACAATGAGGACAAGTCATATGACATGGGTCTGACGTAG
- the POU2AF1 gene encoding POU domain class 2-associating factor 1 has protein sequence MHWQKSSAPEQQPQPRPYQGVRVKEPVKELLKRKRGNVHNASAMAATTVVLPHQPLPSYSPMGQPCIDMDVAASALPVTDEGALCSGWISQPSPTSLQPLTQWTTYPDYVSHEAVSCPYTADMYVQPMCPSYTLVGPSSVLTYTSQPLITNFAPRSTTPAVVPQLEVTDQQPPLTYFPWAQPLSALPASTLQYQPASSTLSGPQFVPLPISIPEPAPQELEDARRVIGTLPIEKLLLEDEDNDTYVLNHALSVEGL, from the exons cttctgcTCCAGAACAGCAGCCGCAGCCTCGCCCCTATCAAGGTGTCCGTGTCAAAGAGCCAGTGAAGGAGCTATTGAAAAGGAAACGGGGAAATGTTCATAATGCCAGTGCAATGGCAGCTACAACG GTTGTTTTGCCCCATCAGCCACTTCCTTCCTATTCACCAATGG GCCAACCTTGCATTGATATGGATGTTGCTGCCTCTGCATTGCCTGTCACAGATGAAGGAGCACTCTGTTCTGGCTGGATCTCCCAGCCCTCTCCCACATCCTTACAGCCTTTAACTCAGTGGACCACTTACCCTGATTATGTGTCTCATGAAGCAGTCAGCTGTCCATACACAGCAGATATGTATGTTCAGCCTATGTGTCCCAGTTACACACTGGTTGGACCTTCATCTGTTCTGACTTATACTTCTCAACCACTGATCACCAATTTTGCA CCCCGAAGCACCACCCCTGCTGTAGTGCCTCAGCTTGAGGTGACGGATCAGCAGCCACCTCTCACATACTTCCCATGGGCACAGCCCCTCTCCGCACTGCCAGCCTCCACTTTGCAGTACCAGCCAGCTTCTTCCACACTTTCCGGGCCACAGTTTGTGCCCTTGCCGATCTCCATTCCTGAACCAGccccccaggagctggaggatGCCAGACGAGTCATCGGCACACTGCCCATTGAGAAGCTGCTTCTGGAAGATGAAGACAATGATACGTATGTTTTAAACCATGCTCTCTCTGTTGAAGGGCTTTAA